One window of Nocardia sp. NBC_00508 genomic DNA carries:
- a CDS encoding MurR/RpiR family transcriptional regulator, whose amino-acid sequence MDANAEPVRGPATFDDLVTAIRARSGSLSVSHKKLAERVLSDPEAVAFMTVSDLASAVGVNEATVVRFASGLGLKGYPGLARLCQERLQERAQLLRRFENLELLVAQGGGLRENQVMLDQANIARSFAGIEDATWEAVATQLARAPRVHVMGLRKCHAPAYLLGYLLGLLREDVATVTGTRGSLIDELRRVHAGDCFVAISIRRYSLDTVRAAQWARQRGAHVVALTDTAVSPLAAAAHEIFYVEASSASVLRSMTAFTSIVQAMSGAVAHLLGHEVRDTLLEEERLLGEFGVYAADGV is encoded by the coding sequence GTGGATGCGAATGCGGAACCGGTGAGGGGTCCGGCGACGTTCGATGATCTGGTGACCGCGATTCGCGCCAGGTCGGGTTCGCTGTCGGTCTCGCATAAGAAGCTGGCCGAGCGGGTGCTGTCGGACCCGGAGGCGGTGGCGTTCATGACCGTGTCCGATTTGGCGAGCGCGGTCGGGGTCAACGAGGCCACCGTGGTGCGGTTCGCGAGCGGCCTGGGGCTCAAGGGGTATCCGGGTTTGGCCCGGCTGTGCCAGGAGCGGCTGCAGGAGCGGGCGCAATTGCTGCGCCGTTTCGAGAACCTCGAGCTCTTGGTGGCGCAGGGTGGCGGCCTGCGTGAGAACCAGGTGATGCTGGACCAAGCGAACATCGCCCGCTCCTTCGCCGGCATCGAGGACGCCACCTGGGAAGCGGTGGCCACTCAGTTGGCGCGCGCACCGCGAGTGCATGTGATGGGTCTACGTAAGTGCCACGCGCCGGCTTATCTCCTGGGCTATCTGCTGGGTCTCTTGCGTGAGGATGTGGCGACCGTGACAGGGACCAGGGGGTCTCTGATCGACGAGCTGCGTCGTGTCCACGCCGGGGACTGTTTCGTAGCGATATCGATCCGTCGCTATAGCTTGGATACAGTCCGCGCGGCGCAGTGGGCCCGGCAACGTGGCGCCCATGTCGTGGCCCTGACCGACACTGCGGTCTCGCCGCTGGCGGCAGCGGCGCACGAGATCTTTTACGTCGAGGCGTCGAGCGCGAGTGTGTTGCGTTCGATGACCGCCTTCACCTCGATCGTCCAAGCGATGTCCGGCGCCGTCGCGCACCTCCTCGGGCACGAGGTGCGCGACACGCTGCTAGAAGAGGAACGGCTGCTGGGTGAATTCGGCGTCTACGCCGCCGATGGTGTCTGA
- a CDS encoding amino acid permease — protein sequence MSTANPYAGNLKHTINTRQLTMIGIGGVIGAGLFVGSGKAIGAAGPGIVVAYLLTGLVVILVMRMLAELATASPETGSFSSYASRELGPWAGLSVGWIYSYHWCVTVAFEAIAGGAIANQLFPALPTWAFALLFMSVLTGVNLAAVSSFARFEFWFALIKVAAIVVFIGIGIAAICGAFTHYTPPGTTNLLERGGLLPNGFTPLLAASLTVFFSYFGTELVTIAAGEAADPVNAVRASMRSVAGRILIFYVGSILVVVTLLPWDSAEITESPYTAVLDLLGIPGARAIMNLIVLTAVLSCLNSGLYSASRMLFSLAQRGEGPRLLGRVSQSGVPMAGVLAAASAGFSAVAANYFLPTGAVFSFLLSSSGAVAVIVYLCICATYIAGRRNRTAAEFSAPPVRMWGARYVPSLVSVTLLGIVVGMVFGSDTRTPLALTLTVTTLAVAAGLLHQRRVGRNTAMTAAK from the coding sequence GTGTCCACCGCAAACCCTTATGCGGGAAACCTGAAGCACACCATCAACACTCGTCAGTTGACGATGATCGGAATCGGCGGCGTCATCGGTGCCGGCTTGTTCGTCGGCAGTGGCAAGGCGATCGGGGCCGCCGGGCCAGGCATCGTCGTGGCCTATCTACTCACCGGTCTCGTGGTGATCCTGGTGATGCGCATGCTGGCTGAACTGGCGACTGCCAGTCCCGAGACAGGCTCGTTCTCGAGCTATGCCTCGCGTGAACTCGGGCCGTGGGCCGGGCTGTCGGTCGGCTGGATATACAGCTACCACTGGTGCGTAACAGTCGCTTTCGAGGCCATAGCCGGTGGAGCGATTGCCAACCAGCTGTTCCCAGCGTTGCCCACATGGGCGTTCGCCCTGCTCTTCATGAGCGTACTGACCGGAGTCAACCTGGCCGCGGTGAGCTCGTTCGCGCGTTTCGAGTTCTGGTTCGCCTTGATCAAGGTCGCCGCGATCGTAGTCTTCATCGGTATCGGCATCGCGGCGATCTGCGGTGCGTTCACCCACTACACTCCGCCCGGGACAACGAACCTGCTGGAGCGAGGCGGCTTGCTGCCCAACGGATTCACGCCGCTGCTGGCCGCGTCGCTGACGGTCTTCTTCTCCTACTTCGGCACCGAACTGGTCACCATCGCAGCGGGCGAGGCCGCCGATCCGGTCAACGCGGTGCGGGCGAGCATGCGCAGCGTCGCCGGGCGCATCCTGATCTTCTATGTCGGCTCGATCCTGGTCGTCGTGACGTTGCTGCCGTGGGACAGCGCCGAGATCACCGAAAGTCCGTACACCGCGGTATTGGATCTACTGGGCATTCCCGGCGCCCGGGCCATCATGAACCTGATCGTGCTCACCGCGGTGCTGTCGTGCCTGAACTCGGGGCTCTACTCCGCTTCGCGCATGCTGTTCTCCTTGGCCCAGCGCGGAGAGGGACCACGCCTGCTGGGCCGCGTCAGCCAATCCGGTGTGCCCATGGCCGGGGTTCTCGCAGCCGCGAGCGCCGGTTTCTCGGCCGTGGCCGCGAACTACTTCCTGCCCACCGGAGCGGTCTTCAGCTTCCTGCTCAGTTCGTCCGGCGCCGTCGCGGTGATCGTCTACCTGTGCATTTGCGCCACTTACATCGCCGGCCGACGCAATCGCACCGCCGCGGAGTTTTCGGCGCCACCGGTGCGGATGTGGGGCGCTCGCTACGTGCCGTCCCTGGTCTCGGTCACGCTGCTGGGCATCGTGGTGGGGATGGTTTTCGGATCCGATACCCGGACACCGCTGGCGCTGACTCTGACAGTCACGACCCTGGCTGTAGCGGCGGGCCTGCTACACCAACGTCGCGTCGGCAGGAATACGGCGATGACAGCGGCGAAATAG
- a CDS encoding enoyl-CoA hydratase/isomerase family protein, producing MSTVLVSRSGSTATLTLNRPERLNAVSEELYEALIGHLVVADSDPAVRCVLLHGTGRAFCVGADLKAHRSGTRTPTEQAHYLDLAQRACEQIQRMDTPVVAAVGGYALGAGAEMAVSADFLVMAEDAQIGFPEVGIGTFVGGGVTHRLPRLIGLRRATDLLILGERCTGTQAFDWDLAYAAVPGDILLDTARGLAESLAAKAPLSLARMKAALRRDDSLEVALATEPRQILELMATRDWAEGVAAFAERRTPVFEGK from the coding sequence ATGTCCACGGTGCTGGTGAGCAGGTCGGGTTCCACGGCGACGCTGACGTTGAATCGCCCGGAGCGGCTCAATGCGGTCAGTGAAGAGCTCTACGAGGCGTTGATAGGCCATCTGGTCGTAGCCGATTCGGATCCCGCGGTACGCTGCGTGTTACTCCACGGCACGGGCCGCGCGTTCTGCGTGGGCGCCGATCTGAAGGCGCATCGCTCCGGCACTCGCACGCCCACCGAGCAAGCGCACTACCTCGATCTCGCTCAGCGGGCATGCGAGCAGATCCAGCGGATGGACACGCCGGTGGTCGCCGCGGTCGGTGGTTACGCACTCGGCGCGGGTGCCGAGATGGCGGTGAGCGCAGACTTTCTCGTCATGGCCGAGGACGCGCAGATCGGCTTTCCCGAGGTCGGTATCGGGACGTTCGTCGGCGGCGGAGTCACTCATCGGCTCCCACGGTTGATCGGTCTGCGCCGGGCCACCGATCTACTCATCCTTGGAGAGCGTTGCACCGGCACACAGGCTTTCGACTGGGACTTGGCTTACGCGGCCGTTCCCGGCGACATCCTTCTCGATACCGCGCGCGGCCTCGCCGAATCGTTGGCCGCGAAGGCGCCGTTGTCGCTCGCGCGGATGAAGGCCGCGCTGCGCCGCGACGATTCCCTCGAAGTAGCGCTCGCCACGGAGCCGCGCCAGATCCTGGAGCTGATGGCGACTCGGGATTGGGCCGAGGGCGTAGCGGCCTTCGCCGAACGCCGTACCCCCGTCTTCGAAGGGAAATGA
- a CDS encoding acetate--CoA ligase family protein, translated as MPTLDAPVRTALERLLDPRSIVIVGASNNSAKRGYQAIRALQETGYAHPIYPVNPNTRQILGLEVCSSIDRVPHGADVALIAVPAAAVPGALRECAAVGIAGAVVLANGFGEIGEDGADLAAALAAAIDETGIRVIGPNTSGLLNVTSGANLVGLRDIRPGPISVITQSGNMLLSLVNDDHAVKGPGFYAYVGLGNQADVRYDECLTELARHPGTGVVAIHSEGFTDGRAFLVAAAGTVPDTPVVLLRGGRSEVGRRAAASHTGSIAGSDAVAAAVLRQAGVELVDRSDELAIVAGALATCAPVAPGRSVAILSDGGGHAALAADALAAHGIESARLGERTRRQLRRLLGGAAAVSGPVDVAGATDADPMVFVEAAEILMRDPAVGLVLIIGLYGGYHLRFDPLLRESEDAAAGSLLALSAEYGVPLLVQSCYAGLDIANHDRLRAGGVPVLGSIEHAVRAAAALQRRGRLVADRARRSSLMLPPSAPPIPGSGILDEPTARWVLAEAKVDVGVWTFARSVDAVAAAVASYRRPCALKVVSPQVIHKSDVGGVRLGVVASTATEHAEAIIDSVTAEVPDARIDGMIVTPMADTGVELFVGATRDPIFGPVLAFGTGGVLVEAVRDVTFRAVPLTEPEAREMIEETIASRMLDGYRHFPAVDRDSLARFLVRIGDFVAAHPEISELDLNPVIASGSGITPVDVRIVLSEKTSGGRDE; from the coding sequence GTGCCCACGCTCGACGCCCCCGTCCGCACCGCACTCGAACGGCTGTTGGACCCCCGCTCCATCGTCATAGTCGGTGCGTCCAACAACTCCGCGAAGCGTGGGTACCAGGCCATCCGGGCACTGCAAGAGACCGGGTACGCCCACCCCATCTACCCCGTCAACCCGAATACCCGGCAGATTTTGGGCCTGGAGGTCTGCTCATCGATCGATCGGGTTCCCCATGGCGCCGATGTCGCGCTGATCGCTGTGCCCGCCGCCGCTGTCCCGGGCGCGCTGCGTGAGTGCGCGGCCGTGGGCATCGCCGGAGCGGTGGTACTCGCCAACGGTTTCGGCGAGATTGGGGAGGACGGTGCCGATCTCGCCGCCGCGCTGGCGGCGGCAATCGATGAAACCGGCATCCGTGTCATCGGCCCCAATACCTCCGGCCTGCTCAATGTCACATCAGGTGCGAATCTGGTCGGCCTGCGGGATATCCGGCCCGGACCGATCAGTGTCATCACGCAGAGCGGGAACATGCTGTTGTCGTTGGTGAACGACGACCACGCGGTGAAGGGCCCGGGTTTCTACGCGTACGTGGGGCTCGGTAATCAGGCCGACGTCCGCTACGACGAATGTCTCACCGAACTCGCCCGCCATCCGGGAACCGGCGTGGTGGCGATCCATTCCGAGGGATTCACCGACGGGCGGGCGTTCCTGGTCGCGGCCGCTGGAACCGTACCGGACACACCGGTCGTGTTGCTCCGCGGCGGACGCTCGGAGGTGGGCCGCCGCGCGGCGGCCTCACATACCGGCTCGATCGCGGGCTCGGACGCCGTGGCGGCCGCCGTACTGCGCCAAGCCGGGGTGGAGCTGGTTGACCGCTCGGACGAACTTGCGATCGTCGCGGGAGCCCTCGCAACCTGCGCCCCGGTCGCCCCAGGCCGTTCGGTCGCCATCCTCAGCGATGGCGGTGGCCACGCGGCACTGGCGGCAGATGCCCTGGCCGCGCACGGGATCGAATCGGCCCGGCTCGGCGAGCGAACCCGACGACAGTTGCGGCGACTGCTCGGCGGCGCCGCCGCGGTGTCCGGTCCGGTCGATGTGGCAGGTGCCACCGACGCCGACCCGATGGTCTTCGTAGAAGCCGCCGAGATCCTCATGCGCGATCCCGCAGTGGGGCTAGTGCTGATCATCGGCTTGTACGGCGGCTACCACCTCCGATTCGATCCATTGCTGCGCGAATCCGAAGACGCCGCCGCGGGGTCTCTGCTCGCGCTCTCCGCCGAATACGGTGTTCCCTTGCTGGTCCAGAGCTGCTATGCGGGCCTCGATATCGCCAACCACGACCGGCTGCGGGCCGGGGGCGTACCGGTGCTCGGCTCGATCGAGCACGCCGTACGGGCGGCCGCGGCCTTGCAGCGGCGTGGCCGCCTGGTGGCCGACCGTGCCCGACGCTCCTCGCTGATGCTGCCGCCGTCCGCCCCGCCCATCCCGGGCTCGGGAATTCTCGACGAGCCGACCGCGCGGTGGGTGCTGGCGGAGGCGAAAGTCGACGTCGGCGTGTGGACTTTCGCCCGGAGCGTCGATGCGGTGGCCGCCGCGGTCGCCTCCTATCGGAGACCGTGCGCGCTGAAGGTCGTTTCCCCGCAGGTGATCCACAAATCCGACGTCGGAGGCGTCAGGCTGGGCGTGGTGGCGTCCACCGCGACCGAGCACGCCGAAGCGATCATCGACTCGGTCACCGCCGAGGTACCCGACGCTCGCATCGACGGCATGATCGTCACACCCATGGCTGACACCGGGGTGGAGCTGTTCGTCGGCGCCACACGTGATCCGATCTTCGGACCCGTGCTGGCCTTCGGCACCGGTGGCGTGCTGGTCGAGGCGGTCCGGGACGTCACGTTCCGAGCCGTTCCGCTCACCGAACCCGAAGCCCGCGAGATGATCGAGGAAACGATCGCCTCCCGCATGCTCGACGGCTACCGGCATTTCCCCGCAGTCGATCGTGATAGCCTCGCGCGGTTCCTCGTCCGTATCGGCGATTTCGTCGCCGCGCACCCGGAGATATCCGAACTCGATCTCAACCCGGTGATCGCGTCCGGGTCCGGCATAACGCCGGTCGACGTGCGCATCGTTCTATCCGAAAAGACTTCTGGAGGCCGCGATGAATGA
- a CDS encoding crotonase/enoyl-CoA hydratase family protein — protein sequence MNDPILIDRTGDVVVWTLNNPEARNPISEADTITALEDAVAAANRDHSLRVAILTGAGTAFSSGGNIKHMRERAGMFAGTPAQLRQEYRHGIQRIPKALYHCEIPTIAAVNGPAIGAGCDLALMCDLRVAASTAVFAESFVKVGLIPGDGGAWLLPRAIGMARACEMAFTGEPIDANTALDWGLVSQVVEPGALLEAAHRLAARVSANPPHALRMTKQLLREGTHQTLESLLELSAAMQAAAHHTEDHHEAVSAMLHRRTPDFTGR from the coding sequence ATGAATGATCCGATTCTGATCGACCGGACCGGAGACGTGGTCGTCTGGACCTTGAACAACCCGGAAGCCCGTAATCCTATCTCCGAAGCTGACACCATCACCGCCCTCGAGGACGCGGTGGCGGCGGCCAACCGGGACCACAGCCTGCGGGTGGCCATCCTCACCGGTGCGGGGACCGCGTTCTCCTCCGGCGGCAACATCAAGCACATGCGCGAACGAGCCGGAATGTTCGCAGGCACACCGGCACAGCTGCGTCAGGAATACCGGCACGGCATCCAGCGCATTCCGAAAGCCTTGTATCACTGCGAGATACCGACGATCGCCGCCGTCAACGGCCCGGCCATCGGTGCGGGTTGCGATCTGGCACTGATGTGCGACCTGCGAGTCGCTGCCAGCACCGCGGTGTTCGCCGAGAGTTTCGTCAAGGTCGGCCTCATCCCAGGTGACGGCGGCGCCTGGCTGCTGCCCAGGGCGATCGGCATGGCCAGGGCCTGTGAGATGGCCTTCACCGGTGAGCCGATCGATGCGAACACCGCGCTCGACTGGGGACTGGTGTCCCAGGTCGTCGAGCCCGGCGCTCTCCTGGAAGCGGCCCACCGGCTCGCCGCCCGCGTGTCCGCCAACCCTCCGCATGCGCTGCGGATGACCAAACAGCTGTTGCGCGAAGGAACACACCAGACCTTGGAAAGTCTGCTCGAGCTGTCCGCGGCAATGCAGGCCGCCGCTCACCACACCGAGGACCACCACGAGGCCGTCTCGGCCATGCTGCACCGCAGGACTCCCGACTTCACAGGCCGATGA
- a CDS encoding MFS transporter, with amino-acid sequence MNGTPPRASSTEKRNAPAEGPAAPVGARWTGLFALAWLGVWLAQLTPFQLLLPTQLNTVLGIGSTLRQDNWQRSVVDFGLVSGLSAACTVVAFPLAGALSDRTASRYGRRRPWILAGAVLFAGSLVALGTQNTVFGIAFWWCAAMTGFCFVASALTAMIGDGVPTAQRGIVSSAIAAPQALGLILGVAVVATLALDAAQGYTFAAIILMSCVLPFVWCTPDPTLATVSQRGQSVRELLGFRDFRWVLTSRALINLGNTLGTSLLLFYLQFGLEVSEPGSSLLVLTTVYMVVLTIAAVCCGWMSDRIRRRRPFVFAAGALQSIAAVIVISTESFNGTVFSSALVAGGYGCFLAVDQALAADVLPSADHSGKDLGVMNIALAVPQAIGPLIGAGIVFLSSGFAGLFITAAVCTILGGAAVLRVQTVR; translated from the coding sequence ATGAATGGCACTCCACCGCGAGCGTCGAGCACCGAAAAGCGGAACGCGCCGGCCGAAGGCCCGGCCGCACCGGTCGGAGCGCGCTGGACTGGTCTGTTCGCGCTCGCCTGGCTGGGTGTCTGGCTCGCCCAACTGACCCCGTTCCAACTGTTGCTGCCGACTCAGCTCAACACCGTCCTGGGTATCGGATCGACGTTACGCCAGGACAATTGGCAGCGCAGTGTGGTCGATTTCGGTCTTGTCTCCGGTCTGTCTGCCGCGTGTACCGTGGTCGCGTTCCCGCTCGCGGGAGCTCTCAGCGATCGAACCGCAAGCCGATACGGTCGGCGCCGCCCGTGGATTCTCGCGGGTGCAGTCCTGTTCGCCGGGTCGTTGGTGGCGCTCGGAACGCAGAACACGGTCTTCGGCATCGCGTTCTGGTGGTGCGCGGCCATGACCGGATTTTGTTTTGTCGCATCGGCTTTGACAGCGATGATCGGCGATGGCGTACCCACTGCCCAGCGCGGAATCGTCTCGAGCGCGATCGCGGCACCGCAGGCACTCGGCCTCATTCTCGGCGTTGCAGTGGTCGCGACGCTCGCACTCGACGCCGCGCAGGGGTACACTTTTGCCGCCATCATTCTGATGAGCTGTGTGCTCCCATTCGTGTGGTGCACACCCGATCCGACACTCGCGACGGTGTCGCAGCGCGGGCAATCCGTTCGAGAACTTCTGGGATTCAGAGATTTTCGCTGGGTACTCACCAGCCGTGCTCTGATCAATCTCGGAAACACCCTGGGCACCTCCCTGCTGCTGTTCTACCTGCAGTTCGGGCTCGAGGTCAGTGAGCCGGGTTCATCGCTGCTGGTGCTCACCACCGTCTATATGGTCGTCCTCACCATTGCCGCCGTGTGCTGCGGATGGATGTCCGATCGGATCCGCCGCCGTCGTCCCTTCGTCTTCGCCGCAGGCGCCTTGCAGAGCATCGCTGCCGTCATCGTGATCAGCACCGAATCGTTCAATGGCACTGTGTTTTCGAGCGCCCTTGTCGCCGGGGGTTACGGCTGCTTCCTCGCCGTTGATCAGGCGCTGGCCGCCGATGTACTGCCCTCGGCCGATCACAGCGGGAAAGACCTCGGCGTCATGAACATCGCGCTGGCCGTGCCGCAAGCTATCGGCCCGCTCATTGGTGCGGGCATAGTTTTTCTCTCTTCCGGATTCGCCGGACTGTTCATCACGGCGGCGGTCTGCACGATCCTCGGGGGTGCCGCGGTGTTGCGGGTCCAGACGGTCCGCTGA
- a CDS encoding TetR/AcrR family transcriptional regulator, whose amino-acid sequence MPKIVDHEERRRAISAAACQVIATKSLANTTVRDIAAEAGCTTGMVVHYFADKRQVLLAALTAATTAVAERMTQMAAESTGLYELLCQCLPMDETRRVEWQVWLAFWDSATHDADLAREQRARYQAWREALELVLVSIGYPAGRALENAAELLMIVIDGIGIQAVFDPDRFPPDRQLQLLRHQTEHILTTLDAKCSSQP is encoded by the coding sequence ATGCCGAAGATTGTCGATCACGAAGAACGACGCCGGGCGATCAGTGCCGCGGCGTGCCAGGTCATCGCCACCAAGAGCCTGGCGAATACCACCGTGCGCGATATCGCTGCCGAGGCCGGTTGCACGACCGGCATGGTGGTGCACTACTTCGCGGACAAGCGCCAAGTGCTGTTGGCCGCCCTGACCGCGGCGACCACGGCGGTCGCGGAACGAATGACGCAGATGGCCGCCGAGTCGACGGGCCTGTATGAACTGCTGTGCCAATGCCTGCCGATGGACGAAACCCGTCGGGTCGAATGGCAGGTGTGGCTTGCGTTCTGGGACTCGGCCACTCACGATGCGGACCTTGCCCGCGAGCAGCGCGCGCGGTATCAGGCATGGCGCGAGGCACTGGAGCTGGTGCTGGTGTCTATCGGGTATCCGGCGGGGCGCGCGCTCGAAAACGCGGCCGAATTGCTCATGATCGTCATCGACGGCATCGGGATACAGGCGGTTTTCGATCCTGATAGGTTTCCTCCGGATCGTCAGTTGCAACTCCTGCGTCACCAAACCGAGCACATCCTGACGACACTCGATGCCAAGTGTTCTTCCCAGCCGTGA
- a CDS encoding phytanoyl-CoA dioxygenase family protein, producing the protein MSATARYRADDSDPIIDPTTGSGEVRLFQDGFGQEGMPFVMHVSDPPNKTRSAHYHHGDVIYVYTAGEHHIEGEGLYRAGDIRWTRAGHVYGPETTGPEGGSWWIISYSDPIPVDVGDHTAEPDAEPAGTGSVPAVPRFREPYDWPAIDASVREHGAVVVEGLIAEHLRSDFTAELDAWLREHTDAGQADSGSALYDSFLGRNTLRLHGLAAKIPASGALIAHPDLRAWATRMLASVSSGIQLNAGELIEIGPGEPAQYPHRDNDSWPHLPHTTDSVLVNAMIALTPFTEENGATNIALGSHEWPIKQNPAADQLVRAVMAPGDVLLFRGDAIHGGGANRTTDERRRGLSLSYCAGWLRPVENSVLNVPPRTAVNLSPEVQALLGYAAHDATAVGGGMLGLYENGDPGRVLFPSA; encoded by the coding sequence ATGTCCGCTACCGCGCGCTACCGCGCCGACGACTCCGACCCGATCATCGACCCCACAACCGGAAGCGGCGAGGTCCGCTTGTTCCAGGATGGATTCGGGCAGGAGGGCATGCCGTTCGTCATGCACGTCAGCGATCCGCCGAACAAAACACGTTCGGCCCACTACCACCACGGCGACGTCATCTACGTCTACACCGCGGGCGAACACCACATCGAGGGCGAGGGTCTCTACCGTGCCGGCGACATCCGATGGACCAGAGCAGGGCACGTCTACGGGCCGGAAACCACCGGGCCCGAAGGAGGTTCCTGGTGGATCATCTCCTACTCCGACCCGATACCGGTTGACGTCGGGGACCACACCGCCGAGCCGGACGCCGAGCCTGCTGGCACAGGCTCGGTTCCGGCCGTCCCGAGGTTCCGGGAACCCTACGACTGGCCCGCAATCGACGCCTCGGTCCGCGAACACGGCGCCGTCGTCGTCGAAGGACTCATCGCAGAGCACCTGCGCTCGGACTTCACCGCCGAACTCGACGCCTGGCTGCGCGAACACACGGACGCCGGGCAGGCCGACAGCGGATCCGCGCTGTATGACAGCTTTCTCGGACGCAACACATTGCGACTCCACGGCCTGGCCGCGAAGATCCCCGCGTCGGGCGCACTGATCGCCCACCCCGACCTGCGCGCCTGGGCAACCAGAATGCTCGCCTCGGTCTCCTCCGGAATCCAACTCAACGCCGGTGAACTCATCGAGATCGGCCCCGGCGAGCCTGCCCAGTATCCGCATCGCGATAACGACTCCTGGCCGCATCTGCCACACACCACCGACAGCGTCCTGGTCAACGCGATGATCGCGCTGACACCCTTCACGGAGGAGAACGGCGCCACCAATATCGCTCTGGGCAGCCACGAGTGGCCCATCAAACAGAACCCGGCCGCCGATCAACTCGTCCGAGCGGTCATGGCACCCGGCGATGTACTGCTGTTCCGCGGCGATGCGATCCACGGCGGCGGCGCCAACCGCACCACCGACGAACGTCGCCGCGGACTGTCACTGAGCTACTGCGCGGGCTGGCTACGCCCAGTGGAGAACAGCGTGCTCAACGTTCCTCCGCGGACCGCTGTCAACCTGTCTCCCGAGGTCCAGGCCCTGCTCGGCTATGCCGCTCATGACGCCACCGCCGTCGGAGGAGGGATGCTCGGCCTCTACGAAAACGGTGATCCGGGAAGAGTTCTGTTCCCTTCGGCCTGA
- a CDS encoding DUF5360 family protein — protein sequence MPTNHFDQIEQLHRRLRRVKRTMLLTDLGFLAYWIITALGIISVGSDHFLQQWNWSFLGLDLAAIGLGLTGLALGSRSAISLPMITVSLSLTSAAGLMALNFYVIRGEYSPLWWLPNLWLFGFPIAALAGIFRMSSTREPVR from the coding sequence ATGCCCACAAATCATTTCGACCAGATCGAGCAATTGCATCGACGCCTGCGGCGCGTCAAACGGACCATGCTGCTGACCGATCTCGGCTTTCTCGCCTATTGGATCATCACAGCGCTCGGCATCATCAGCGTCGGGTCCGACCATTTTCTCCAGCAGTGGAACTGGTCTTTTCTCGGGCTCGACCTCGCCGCCATCGGCCTCGGTCTCACCGGTCTCGCACTCGGATCCCGCTCGGCCATCTCGCTGCCGATGATCACCGTGTCGTTGTCGCTGACCTCGGCCGCAGGATTGATGGCACTGAACTTCTACGTGATACGTGGCGAGTACAGCCCGCTGTGGTGGCTTCCCAACCTGTGGCTGTTCGGGTTCCCGATCGCAGCCCTCGCCGGGATATTCCGAATGTCGTCCACCCGTGAACCAGTGAGGTGA
- a CDS encoding AraC family transcriptional regulator — MGRPLTHEPTIVARFGSDLLAAVLRQRRTTAEVLDFEIETSAHVFVLRITDRCSEPSVLQFFVEQACCAATTLARSMFGVEILPEWIEFAYPPPTHAAAYRRSFGCEIRFRAPTTRICFAAGTFDRSTAGVDPAHDHPGIVAAVERVLRDNIRQPLTKPLVAKRLMMSERTLHRRLAEAGQKFGEIRDRVRLQRANTLLCESNLPISAVATEVGFGDSREFRRAYQRWTGRTATVTRAVVPMTSLFAPHAAENTLRLSTSHCLDRLSSKA, encoded by the coding sequence ATGGGCCGCCCCTTGACGCACGAACCCACGATCGTGGCCCGATTCGGTTCGGATCTGCTCGCGGCGGTCCTCCGGCAGCGCCGGACCACAGCCGAAGTTTTGGACTTCGAGATCGAAACCAGCGCACACGTATTCGTACTGAGGATCACCGACCGATGTTCCGAACCATCGGTGCTGCAGTTTTTCGTCGAACAGGCATGTTGCGCCGCAACGACTTTGGCTCGCTCGATGTTCGGCGTGGAGATCTTGCCCGAATGGATCGAGTTCGCGTACCCGCCACCCACGCACGCCGCCGCCTACCGCCGCTCGTTCGGATGCGAGATACGATTCCGCGCGCCGACGACACGTATTTGTTTCGCGGCTGGAACATTCGACCGATCCACGGCCGGTGTCGACCCGGCCCACGATCATCCTGGAATCGTCGCCGCGGTAGAGCGAGTGCTTCGGGACAACATTCGCCAGCCGCTGACGAAACCCTTGGTCGCGAAGCGTCTGATGATGAGTGAGCGAACGCTGCACCGGCGGCTCGCCGAAGCAGGCCAGAAATTCGGTGAGATCCGTGATCGCGTGCGCCTGCAGCGCGCGAACACCCTGCTGTGCGAATCGAATCTGCCGATATCCGCGGTGGCCACCGAGGTCGGCTTCGGTGACAGTCGCGAATTCCGGCGCGCATATCAGCGCTGGACCGGGCGCACTGCAACAGTCACTCGCGCCGTCGTTCCGATGACGTCATTATTTGCCCCCCACGCGGCCGAGAATACCCTTCGGTTATCTACGTCACACTGTTTAGATCGGCTCAGCAGTAAAGCCTGA